From Prosthecobacter dejongeii, the proteins below share one genomic window:
- a CDS encoding DUF4112 domain-containing protein: MGTIFPFIAMPPPPPDRPVIDEILRPSGKAGAGSNLGKESEVARFLAKWLDNWLRIPGTNFKVGLDPILALFPGVGSALASGGGLLILVESIRAGISFPVLLRMGGNMLLNTLFDFLPVGGPVVSAFFKSNVRNLRLLQAWQAGQQQTVKRSTTRMFVFLGVLVVFLIALLVGLFTFYVWLLQATGLVK, encoded by the coding sequence TTGGGAACCATTTTCCCCTTCATCGCCATGCCACCTCCACCACCGGATCGCCCTGTCATTGACGAAATCTTGCGGCCTTCAGGCAAAGCTGGCGCTGGAAGCAATCTGGGGAAAGAATCTGAAGTCGCCCGTTTTTTAGCCAAATGGTTGGATAACTGGCTACGCATTCCTGGCACCAATTTTAAGGTGGGGCTGGATCCGATCCTCGCTCTTTTTCCGGGGGTGGGAAGTGCCCTGGCCTCAGGAGGCGGGCTTTTGATCCTGGTGGAATCCATCCGTGCAGGCATCAGCTTTCCCGTGCTGCTGAGAATGGGCGGGAACATGCTGCTGAATACTTTGTTTGATTTCCTTCCGGTGGGCGGGCCTGTTGTTAGTGCCTTTTTTAAGTCGAACGTCAGGAATCTGCGCTTGCTTCAAGCTTGGCAGGCAGGGCAGCAGCAGACGGTGAAACGAAGCACGACACGTATGTTCGTTTTCCTGGGAGTCCTGGTGGTCTTTCTGATCGCACTCCTCGTTGGACTCTTCACTTTTTACGTGTGGCTTTTGCAAGCCACGGGTTTGGTGAAGTGA
- a CDS encoding RNA polymerase sigma factor, whose translation MEELPDIPEEAKKDKGLWEKTRKSLIERLNNWEDQRTWNEFYQTYWRLIYSVATKAGLTREEAFDVIQETIIAIARQVQKGQYDPRAGSFKAWLLQMTRWRVLDVFRARKRQPSLADQGNSESEETSNLALDRLSNEKDNLLENIWDKEWRDNITAAALERVKAKVSPRQFQIFDCYVMKGWGVKKTSEALGINAAQVYLAKHRVGALVKKEVQALENTML comes from the coding sequence ATGGAGGAACTGCCAGACATCCCTGAAGAAGCGAAAAAAGACAAAGGCCTGTGGGAGAAAACCCGCAAGAGCCTGATCGAACGTCTGAACAACTGGGAGGACCAGAGAACCTGGAATGAATTTTACCAGACTTACTGGAGGCTCATTTACAGCGTGGCGACCAAAGCAGGACTTACTCGCGAAGAAGCCTTCGATGTCATTCAGGAAACCATCATCGCAATTGCACGCCAAGTGCAGAAAGGTCAGTATGATCCCCGCGCCGGTTCCTTCAAAGCTTGGTTGCTACAGATGACCCGCTGGCGCGTGCTGGATGTCTTCCGCGCCCGCAAACGCCAACCCTCCCTGGCCGACCAAGGCAACTCCGAAAGCGAGGAGACAAGCAATCTAGCCCTGGATCGGCTCTCCAATGAGAAGGACAATCTGCTGGAAAATATTTGGGATAAAGAATGGCGGGACAACATCACGGCAGCGGCTCTAGAGCGTGTGAAAGCCAAGGTATCTCCGCGTCAATTCCAAATCTTTGACTGCTATGTCATGAAAGGCTGGGGAGTTAAGAAAACCAGCGAGGCGCTAGGCATCAATGCAGCCCAAGTTTACTTGGCCAAACATCGTGTCGGAGCCTTGGTAAAAAAAGAGGTACAGGCCCTGGAAAATACCATGCTTTAA
- a CDS encoding ribulokinase, which translates to MTQYALGIDYGTNSCRSLLIDLENGAEIGSSVFNYPSGEMGVLLDPKNPHVARQNPQDYLDGLVAVTRGALEQAVVKIPGFDPAQVIGIGIDTTGSTPIPVNQEGTPLGLLPDFQNNLNAMVWLWKDHTGYAEAAEITQLAHEMRPHIIAKCGGIYSSEWFWSKILRLSRIDPEVFAAAYSFVEHCDWLPAELSGDTNPLTLKRSVCAAGHKAMFSNEWGGLPDKEFLSHLSPALAELRDRLYHEAHTSDVKAGSLCAKWATKLGLTEGIAISVGAFDAHMGAVGAGVKEGTLVKILGTSTCDLMITPTSQPLADIPGVCGIVNGSVLPGYYGIEAGQSAVGDLFLWLVKNLVPESYGSTIGDKFNAMEKAMAGKKPGATGLLALDWNNGNRTVLVDVRLTGLLLGQTLHTEAHEIYRAYIEATAFGALTIIKRVEDYGVEVREIVNTGGLSIKNATLMQCYADIIGKPMKVSQSEQTCALGAAIFGAAAAEVDSIGNLQTKVTATREKVYYPIPENQAIYAELYSLYRDLHDSFGTTRWSGNLAHVMKKLLEIRARQS; encoded by the coding sequence ATGACCCAGTACGCCCTTGGCATTGACTACGGCACTAACTCTTGCCGTTCCCTTCTGATTGATCTCGAAAATGGGGCAGAGATTGGCTCCAGTGTTTTTAATTACCCTTCAGGCGAAATGGGTGTGCTTTTAGACCCCAAAAATCCCCACGTAGCGCGGCAGAACCCGCAGGATTATTTGGATGGCTTAGTGGCCGTAACAAGAGGTGCGCTGGAGCAAGCGGTGGTCAAAATCCCAGGATTTGATCCTGCACAAGTGATTGGTATCGGCATTGATACGACGGGTAGCACGCCCATTCCCGTGAACCAGGAGGGAACACCGCTCGGTCTCCTGCCAGACTTTCAAAACAATCTCAACGCCATGGTGTGGCTCTGGAAAGATCACACCGGGTATGCCGAGGCGGCAGAGATCACTCAACTAGCTCATGAGATGCGACCGCACATCATCGCCAAATGTGGGGGCATTTACTCCAGCGAATGGTTTTGGAGCAAGATCCTGCGCCTCAGCCGGATAGATCCCGAGGTCTTTGCGGCGGCTTACAGCTTTGTCGAGCACTGTGACTGGCTGCCGGCTGAACTTTCTGGCGATACCAACCCACTGACTCTCAAGCGCAGTGTCTGTGCGGCTGGTCACAAAGCCATGTTCAGCAATGAATGGGGAGGCCTTCCAGATAAAGAATTTCTCAGTCACCTTTCCCCTGCTCTGGCAGAGCTACGTGACCGCCTGTACCATGAAGCTCACACTTCGGACGTGAAAGCCGGAAGCCTTTGTGCCAAATGGGCGACAAAGCTAGGCCTAACCGAAGGTATCGCCATTTCTGTAGGGGCATTCGATGCGCACATGGGCGCTGTAGGTGCGGGGGTCAAGGAAGGCACCTTGGTCAAAATTTTGGGGACTAGCACCTGTGATCTTATGATCACCCCCACCAGCCAACCCTTGGCCGATATTCCGGGTGTATGCGGCATTGTCAATGGATCTGTCCTGCCGGGATATTACGGCATCGAGGCGGGTCAAAGCGCCGTTGGCGATCTCTTTCTCTGGCTGGTGAAAAACCTTGTTCCAGAAAGCTACGGCAGCACTATCGGTGATAAATTCAATGCCATGGAAAAAGCCATGGCAGGTAAGAAACCCGGTGCCACGGGCTTGCTCGCCCTGGACTGGAACAATGGCAACCGCACCGTGCTGGTGGATGTGCGGTTGACGGGCCTGCTGTTAGGTCAGACGCTGCACACGGAGGCCCATGAAATCTACCGCGCCTACATCGAGGCGACAGCTTTCGGTGCGCTGACGATCATCAAGCGGGTCGAGGATTACGGAGTGGAAGTGCGTGAAATCGTCAACACAGGCGGCCTTTCCATCAAAAATGCCACGCTCATGCAGTGCTATGCCGACATCATCGGTAAGCCAATGAAGGTCAGTCAAAGCGAGCAAACCTGTGCTCTTGGGGCTGCGATCTTTGGCGCGGCAGCCGCCGAGGTGGATAGCATAGGAAATCTGCAAACCAAAGTCACCGCCACGCGTGAAAAAGTCTATTACCCGATTCCTGAAAACCAGGCGATTTATGCAGAGTTATATTCGCTCTACCGGGATTTACACGACTCTTTTGGCACCACCCGTTGGAGCGGAAATCTAGCCCATGTGATGAAAAAGCTGCTGGAAATACGTGCCCGCCAGAGCTGA
- a CDS encoding HesA/MoeB/ThiF family protein: MPDLPHLTETDRALYQWQMWVPGIGEEGQRKLKGATVLISRVGGLGGLVALELAAAGVGRLILAHGGKLKLADLNRQLLQTRDHLGKPRINSVVSRLKDLNPDCEIVGVPENVSEANGDALVAHADVVVDAAPLFQERLALNSAAVRARKPMVECAMHTLEATLTTFIPGTTGCLACYVPEVPASWTRQFPVFGAVSGTVACLGAMEVIKLITGIGQPLAGEMLCMDLSRMSFRHLKLPHRPDCEVCGAQVF, translated from the coding sequence ATGCCAGACCTCCCTCACCTCACGGAAACTGATCGAGCACTCTACCAATGGCAGATGTGGGTACCCGGTATCGGCGAAGAAGGACAGCGAAAGCTCAAAGGTGCAACCGTCCTGATTTCACGCGTTGGGGGACTTGGCGGTCTCGTCGCACTCGAATTGGCAGCCGCAGGTGTGGGACGTCTCATCTTAGCCCATGGCGGTAAACTCAAGCTGGCAGACTTAAATCGTCAACTCTTGCAGACTCGGGATCACCTGGGTAAGCCGCGAATAAACAGCGTTGTCTCGAGATTGAAGGATTTGAATCCAGATTGTGAAATTGTCGGTGTGCCTGAAAATGTGAGTGAGGCCAATGGGGATGCTCTCGTCGCTCATGCAGATGTGGTGGTGGATGCTGCCCCACTCTTTCAGGAACGGTTGGCTCTGAATTCGGCTGCCGTGCGTGCTAGAAAACCCATGGTGGAATGCGCCATGCATACTCTGGAGGCCACGTTGACGACCTTCATTCCTGGCACCACCGGTTGCCTAGCCTGCTATGTCCCTGAAGTACCCGCATCCTGGACCAGGCAGTTTCCTGTCTTTGGCGCTGTATCCGGAACCGTGGCCTGTCTCGGGGCCATGGAGGTGATCAAACTGATCACAGGTATCGGCCAGCCTTTAGCAGGAGAAATGCTGTGCATGGATCTCAGCCGCATGTCATTTCGGCACCTGAAGTTACCTCACCGCCCTGACTGTGAAGTATGCGGTGCACAGGTTTTCTAG
- the xseA gene encoding exodeoxyribonuclease VII large subunit, whose amino-acid sequence MSAENVLSVSELTREIREVLQGHIGTVWVEGEISNHRLQGSGHQYFTLKDAGSQLSCVMFRGARSSVRLSDGALVQVHGEISVYEPRGQYQMVVKQVQMKGQGSLQARFEALKRKLYEEGLFDADNKQSVPKYPRVVALVTSPTGAAIQDMLNILTRRAPWIHILVFPVRVQGQGVEHETIRALEMLNDATAYGLPIPDTIVIGRGGGSIEDLWAYNEEALARAIFASAIPVISAVGHEIDFTIADFVADLRAPTPSAAAELLAPDVTEIKRHFDSLSRRLSGQVTTFLDRHEQTLDFMARSALKTAPAYQLQTAEQAVDEMEAHLKEASREQLRTLVDEVQERQQIIAEHHPRIMLMEAAHRLEHQARQVQQSMMHRLERLTDQVSSRAQLIKHLGPESILSRGFSYTTDAHGNVIRDAREVAAGETLVTRLQQGTVKSTVV is encoded by the coding sequence ATGTCTGCTGAAAACGTTTTATCCGTTAGTGAACTCACCCGCGAGATTCGAGAGGTATTGCAGGGGCACATTGGTACCGTCTGGGTAGAGGGGGAGATCAGCAATCATCGGCTGCAAGGCAGTGGACATCAGTATTTTACCCTGAAAGATGCAGGCTCACAGCTTTCTTGTGTGATGTTTCGTGGAGCTCGGAGTTCTGTCCGCTTGTCGGATGGAGCCCTCGTTCAGGTGCATGGGGAAATCTCCGTGTATGAGCCGCGGGGGCAATACCAAATGGTGGTGAAGCAAGTGCAGATGAAAGGGCAGGGCAGTCTGCAGGCGCGGTTTGAGGCGCTTAAGCGCAAGCTCTACGAAGAAGGGCTTTTCGATGCGGATAACAAACAGTCCGTTCCCAAATATCCACGTGTGGTTGCCTTGGTCACTTCCCCCACTGGAGCGGCCATTCAAGACATGCTGAACATCCTTACCCGCCGTGCACCCTGGATTCACATTTTGGTGTTTCCTGTGCGCGTCCAAGGGCAGGGGGTCGAGCATGAAACGATTCGTGCTTTGGAAATGCTCAATGATGCAACGGCATACGGCCTACCGATCCCAGACACCATCGTCATCGGACGTGGTGGCGGCAGCATTGAAGATCTGTGGGCCTATAATGAAGAGGCCCTAGCGCGCGCCATTTTCGCCTCAGCCATTCCGGTCATCTCTGCCGTGGGTCATGAAATAGATTTTACCATTGCCGATTTTGTGGCTGATCTGCGTGCTCCCACTCCCAGCGCTGCGGCGGAGCTTCTGGCCCCGGATGTGACGGAGATCAAACGTCATTTCGATTCGCTCTCTCGACGCCTCAGCGGGCAGGTCACCACCTTCCTGGATCGGCACGAACAGACGCTGGATTTTATGGCGCGTAGTGCGCTGAAAACAGCTCCGGCTTATCAATTGCAAACGGCTGAGCAAGCCGTGGATGAAATGGAGGCTCACCTGAAGGAAGCCTCTCGAGAGCAACTTCGGACGCTGGTAGATGAAGTCCAAGAGCGTCAGCAAATCATTGCGGAGCATCATCCCCGCATCATGCTCATGGAGGCTGCTCATCGCCTAGAGCACCAAGCCCGACAGGTGCAGCAAAGCATGATGCATCGGCTAGAACGCCTAACCGACCAAGTTAGTTCACGCGCTCAATTGATCAAGCATTTGGGGCCGGAATCCATTCTCTCACGTGGATTTTCCTACACCACCGATGCCCATGGGAATGTCATCCGCGATGCGCGGGAAGTCGCCGCTGGTGAAACGCTCGTCACGCGTTTACAGCAGGGCACTGTCAAAAGCACCGTCGTGTAA
- a CDS encoding EF-hand domain-containing protein → MKPHKSVYCLLGLLSLSATLAIAQEGERKGPPPGGEGGSGNRLGEFLKRADTSGDGKISKEEFGALSRGGGDERFAKMDANSDGYVDQNEIATIAEKMREGMRNRPAGEGGSRRPPGDRPEGGPRPEGDRPAGGPEGGRRPEGGPGGPGGAIMIDEVFGRMDKNSDGTVDKAEYLEFSQQEIESRFSRVDENTDGKLTKEEMKAGMERMRNMMRGPGGPGGQRGPGGDGGRGPGSEGGPRRGSDGGEGGFRRPPSQEGEKASPRPEFEQPTSKKDPA, encoded by the coding sequence ATGAAACCGCACAAGTCCGTCTATTGTCTTCTTGGTTTGCTCTCCTTAAGCGCAACCTTGGCCATCGCACAGGAGGGGGAACGCAAAGGTCCGCCTCCCGGTGGTGAGGGTGGCTCTGGCAACCGATTGGGCGAGTTTCTAAAGCGCGCAGACACCAGCGGCGATGGCAAGATCAGTAAAGAAGAATTCGGTGCCCTGTCGCGTGGAGGTGGTGATGAGCGCTTTGCCAAAATGGATGCTAATAGCGATGGTTATGTGGACCAAAATGAGATCGCTACCATCGCAGAAAAAATGCGTGAAGGCATGCGCAATCGCCCTGCTGGCGAAGGCGGCTCACGCCGTCCACCAGGAGACCGGCCAGAGGGCGGCCCAAGACCAGAGGGCGACCGTCCTGCGGGCGGACCGGAAGGTGGCCGCCGCCCGGAAGGTGGCCCTGGAGGTCCTGGGGGTGCCATTATGATTGATGAAGTGTTTGGTCGCATGGACAAAAACTCGGACGGCACCGTGGATAAAGCGGAATACTTGGAATTTTCCCAGCAGGAGATCGAGTCTCGTTTCAGCCGGGTGGATGAGAATACGGATGGTAAATTAACTAAAGAAGAAATGAAGGCAGGCATGGAGCGCATGCGTAACATGATGAGAGGACCAGGCGGGCCTGGTGGTCAGCGTGGTCCGGGTGGGGATGGCGGGCGCGGGCCTGGAAGTGAGGGTGGCCCCCGTCGCGGTTCTGACGGTGGCGAAGGGGGATTCCGCCGTCCACCTTCTCAAGAAGGTGAAAAAGCGTCCCCTCGTCCTGAATTTGAACAGCCGACCTCTAAAAAAGATCCAGCTTAA
- a CDS encoding polysaccharide lyase 6 family protein, with amino-acid sequence MRYLTAFFLLPSLLLHAKDFPVEDVVSLESAAKIASPGDRIVLREGVWKDAVVKFQGKGTAQAPITLCAAIPGKTIFTGASALRMAGEYLIAEGLWFKDPDSSIGDSIEFRVDSKHVATHCRLTNCAITMSPEAANKTDKESRWIGLYGSHNLVDRCLVEGKVTKGTTLVVWLGGENTGHHIIENNYFGPREKLGKNGGETIRVGDSKTSMETASCIVRQNLFVRCDGEAECISNKSCGNLYQGNSFVEVSGTLTLRHGNGCIVEKNGFFGHGAKGTGGIRIIGEDHIVRENYLESLTGDETRCGITLMMGLPNSPANGYFQVKRARVENNTLVNCKHPILIALEGDKVPGKPSLPPIECVIIGNKIHGAETQVVEARCDLAGIRWEANHFHGKALGIPETEGIAWGKEPDIQRLKALDRKAVQPSWWE; translated from the coding sequence ATGCGCTACCTGACTGCTTTTTTTCTGCTACCGTCTTTGTTGCTCCACGCCAAAGATTTTCCTGTCGAAGATGTAGTTAGTCTGGAATCCGCTGCAAAAATAGCCTCGCCAGGGGATAGGATCGTGCTTCGAGAAGGAGTGTGGAAAGATGCGGTGGTGAAATTTCAGGGAAAGGGCACTGCCCAGGCGCCCATTACCTTATGTGCTGCGATTCCAGGAAAAACGATTTTCACGGGAGCCTCTGCTCTGAGGATGGCTGGAGAGTATTTAATCGCAGAAGGTCTTTGGTTTAAAGATCCTGATTCTTCCATTGGCGATAGCATTGAGTTTAGGGTGGATTCCAAGCATGTAGCCACGCACTGCCGATTAACCAATTGTGCCATCACCATGTCGCCAGAAGCAGCAAATAAAACGGACAAGGAATCGCGCTGGATCGGACTGTACGGCAGTCATAATCTCGTGGATCGTTGTCTAGTGGAGGGGAAAGTCACCAAGGGAACGACACTTGTTGTCTGGTTGGGGGGAGAAAACACAGGCCACCACATCATTGAGAACAACTACTTTGGTCCGCGTGAGAAACTTGGCAAAAACGGCGGGGAAACCATTCGTGTGGGAGATAGTAAAACCTCCATGGAGACAGCCTCCTGCATTGTGCGGCAAAATCTCTTCGTCAGATGTGATGGCGAGGCAGAATGCATCTCCAATAAATCATGTGGGAATCTGTATCAGGGAAACAGCTTCGTCGAAGTCAGTGGCACCCTGACGTTGCGCCATGGCAATGGCTGTATCGTCGAGAAGAATGGTTTTTTTGGCCACGGTGCCAAAGGCACCGGGGGCATCCGGATCATTGGGGAAGATCACATCGTGAGGGAAAATTATTTAGAAAGCCTCACAGGCGATGAAACTCGCTGCGGCATCACTTTGATGATGGGGCTGCCGAATTCACCCGCAAATGGCTATTTCCAAGTTAAGCGTGCTCGTGTGGAAAACAATACCTTGGTAAATTGTAAGCACCCGATTCTCATTGCGCTTGAGGGGGACAAGGTACCCGGAAAGCCCTCCTTACCACCCATAGAATGCGTCATCATCGGCAATAAAATTCATGGGGCAGAAACCCAAGTCGTCGAGGCTCGTTGTGACCTTGCGGGTATCCGGTGGGAGGCGAATCATTTCCATGGCAAAGCTTTAGGAATCCCTGAAACCGAAGGTATCGCATGGGGAAAAGAGCCAGACATTCAAAGGTTGAAGGCCCTAGACCGCAAAGCCGTGCAGCCAAGCTGGTGGGAATAG
- a CDS encoding SDR family oxidoreductase, whose translation MNRNASPFDLTGQRIWVVGGAGWLGQSTVLLLAEMGASVLCADLPGRSSAFLEKADFAGDISPVDLDAHDTEALEPFVRKHQISHGVPHGLVNLTYAATPKRLSELTTADFDQVNHGNLTSTFILTRAVAELMAAAGQGSVVLFSSMYGGVAPDPRIYESPLNTNPIEYGVNKAGIRQMARYLAVHYGSRGVRCNSISPGPFPNPGIQATQPEFIARLSQKVPLGRVGAPVEIAGAVNFLLSDAASFITGIDLPVDGGWTAW comes from the coding sequence ATGAATCGCAACGCTTCACCTTTCGATCTCACGGGTCAGCGTATCTGGGTCGTCGGTGGAGCAGGTTGGTTAGGCCAGTCCACCGTTTTACTGCTCGCTGAAATGGGGGCCAGTGTTTTATGTGCGGATCTGCCAGGGCGTAGTTCCGCTTTTTTAGAGAAAGCTGATTTTGCTGGGGATATTAGCCCTGTGGATTTGGATGCTCACGATACTGAGGCTCTGGAGCCATTCGTTCGTAAACATCAAATCAGCCATGGAGTGCCGCATGGGTTGGTCAACCTAACCTACGCGGCCACACCCAAGAGGCTATCTGAACTCACGACCGCTGATTTTGATCAGGTGAATCATGGAAATCTGACTAGCACCTTCATTCTCACTCGAGCTGTGGCGGAACTGATGGCTGCTGCGGGGCAGGGGAGTGTGGTGCTATTTTCCAGCATGTATGGAGGGGTGGCTCCAGATCCACGCATCTATGAGTCACCATTGAATACTAATCCGATCGAGTATGGTGTTAATAAAGCTGGAATACGCCAAATGGCGCGCTATTTGGCAGTGCATTACGGCAGTCGTGGCGTTCGCTGCAATTCCATTTCTCCCGGTCCCTTTCCCAATCCAGGAATTCAGGCAACGCAGCCCGAATTTATCGCGAGACTGTCGCAAAAGGTTCCTTTGGGCAGAGTTGGTGCTCCCGTAGAAATCGCCGGAGCCGTAAACTTTTTGCTGAGTGACGCAGCCAGTTTCATCACTGGAATTGATCTGCCCGTGGATGGCGGTTGGACGGCTTGGTGA
- the atpB gene encoding F0F1 ATP synthase subunit A, which produces MDVSFPFSSSAILLAEVSRRAVSLLGGGDKESFWAFVTNSCFVAALVVGIIIWVANKATSRMTLIPHPWQNFFESIIEAVYNQVEAIVGPKQAPRAFPLLATLFIFILVANYFGLLPGVGTIGWGHGHGMLSLDHVSAPLLRPATADLNMTLGMALCFMLIWFYLTIRELGVWGFIKHTFGPKGGAKGLMGIFIALVFLLVGAIEIVSIMFRPGSLSLRLFGNIYAGETLLHTMMTLGEMFKLGSVGQFIIATIAPIPFYFMELLVGLLQASVFTLLCAVYIQLSTTHDEHHGEEHGHDHH; this is translated from the coding sequence ATGGACGTAAGTTTTCCCTTTTCCTCATCCGCCATCCTGCTCGCTGAAGTGAGCCGTAGGGCCGTGTCTTTGCTTGGTGGCGGAGATAAGGAAAGCTTTTGGGCTTTCGTGACAAACTCCTGTTTCGTTGCTGCTTTGGTTGTTGGAATCATCATTTGGGTGGCCAACAAGGCGACATCCAGGATGACGCTCATTCCTCATCCTTGGCAGAATTTCTTCGAGTCCATCATCGAGGCTGTTTACAATCAGGTGGAGGCTATTGTAGGGCCTAAGCAGGCTCCTCGTGCCTTCCCTCTCTTGGCGACCTTGTTCATCTTCATTTTGGTGGCTAACTATTTCGGCCTGCTGCCGGGCGTGGGCACGATTGGTTGGGGTCACGGTCACGGAATGCTGAGCTTGGATCATGTTAGCGCGCCTCTGCTTCGACCAGCGACGGCGGATCTCAACATGACTCTTGGCATGGCGCTCTGCTTCATGTTGATTTGGTTCTACCTGACCATTCGTGAGCTTGGTGTTTGGGGCTTTATTAAGCATACCTTCGGTCCAAAAGGTGGGGCAAAAGGCTTGATGGGCATCTTTATCGCGCTGGTATTCTTGCTGGTTGGAGCTATCGAAATCGTTTCCATCATGTTCCGTCCGGGTTCGCTTTCCTTGCGTCTTTTCGGTAACATCTATGCGGGGGAAACTCTTCTCCACACCATGATGACTCTAGGCGAGATGTTCAAGTTGGGTAGTGTTGGGCAGTTCATCATTGCTACGATTGCTCCCATTCCCTTCTATTTCATGGAGTTGCTCGTGGGCTTGCTTCAGGCCAGTGTCTTCACCCTCCTTTGCGCTGTTTATATCCAGCTCTCCACTACGCATGATGAGCATCATGGTGAAGAGCATGGGCACGATCACCACTGA
- the atpE gene encoding ATP synthase F0 subunit C, with amino-acid sequence MTLAAEAAAAAPAAAAGISGSLTLGLAGAGAAIGIGLIGGKAVEAVGRNPGAAGSIQTLAIIGMALAEAVAIYALIIAFQGR; translated from the coding sequence ATGACCCTGGCAGCTGAAGCTGCCGCCGCTGCTCCTGCTGCCGCTGCTGGTATCTCCGGTTCCTTGACACTGGGTCTCGCTGGTGCTGGTGCTGCAATCGGCATCGGTCTGATCGGTGGCAAGGCAGTGGAAGCTGTCGGCCGTAACCCAGGTGCTGCTGGCAGCATCCAGACTCTGGCAATCATCGGCATGGCGCTGGCAGAAGCTGTCGCTATTTACGCCCTGATCATCGCATTCCAGGGTCGTTAA
- a CDS encoding ATP synthase F0 subunit B — MTTTFLAAANDIADQFGLELPKLIAQVLIFLVVFYVLKTKAFGPILAMLEQRRARIADGESKLDKIARDLAEAEKNAQAIVDKANDDANRLVKEAGDSAKSLAEKRQQEAIQEAGQILAKAREAAKLEHEQLMAQLKSEFGRMVSDATSRVTGKVLNTDDQARINQETSAQVSL; from the coding sequence ATGACCACGACTTTCCTTGCCGCCGCTAACGACATTGCAGACCAGTTTGGCCTCGAATTGCCAAAGCTGATCGCGCAAGTCTTGATTTTTCTCGTCGTGTTTTATGTGCTGAAGACCAAAGCCTTTGGTCCTATTCTGGCCATGCTTGAACAGCGCCGCGCACGCATTGCTGATGGCGAATCCAAGCTGGACAAGATCGCTCGTGATCTTGCTGAGGCTGAAAAAAATGCTCAAGCCATTGTTGATAAGGCTAATGATGACGCCAATCGCCTCGTGAAGGAAGCTGGTGATAGCGCCAAGTCCCTTGCTGAGAAGCGTCAGCAGGAAGCCATTCAAGAAGCTGGTCAGATCCTTGCCAAGGCTCGCGAAGCTGCTAAGCTTGAGCATGAGCAGTTGATGGCTCAGTTGAAGAGCGAATTTGGTCGTATGGTTTCTGACGCGACCTCTCGCGTGACTGGTAAGGTCCTCAATACCGACGACCAGGCTCGCATCAATCAGGAAACCTCTGCTCAGGTTAGCCTGTAA
- a CDS encoding F0F1 ATP synthase subunit delta, producing the protein MKISKEVRRTSRQLFRVCLVNGKLDDSRVRLVVNQIITSKPRGYHGMLDSFAALVRNEVESQRAVVESATFLTADIQADLKSSLSQKYGRELALEFHIKPELLGGIRVKVGSDVWDGSVKARLEALKASLS; encoded by the coding sequence ATGAAAATCAGCAAGGAAGTTCGCCGCACCTCTCGCCAGCTTTTCCGGGTCTGCCTGGTGAATGGCAAGTTGGATGATTCCCGCGTGCGTCTGGTGGTGAACCAGATCATCACCAGCAAACCCCGTGGTTACCATGGCATGCTTGATTCCTTTGCTGCTCTGGTGCGCAACGAAGTTGAAAGCCAACGTGCTGTTGTGGAAAGTGCGACTTTCCTGACGGCGGATATTCAGGCTGATCTCAAATCGAGCTTGTCCCAGAAGTACGGTCGTGAGCTGGCTCTTGAATTTCACATCAAGCCTGAACTTCTTGGCGGTATTCGCGTCAAGGTGGGCAGCGATGTCTGGGACGGCTCTGTTAAAGCCCGTCTTGAAGCCCTAAAAGCCTCTCTTTCCTAA